One segment of Niabella beijingensis DNA contains the following:
- a CDS encoding CaiB/BaiF CoA transferase family protein, whose translation MNQLPLNGLIVLEFSQYLSGPSAGLRLADLGARVIKIERPQGGDPCRKLAVKNLWIDDDALNFHAINRNKESFTADLKNKEDLALVKKLIRKADIITHNFRPGVMEKIGLTYADAKAVNEKIIYAEITGFGRKGPWAQKPGQDLLVQSLSGLAYTTGSGGGAPVPFGLSAVDTISGIHLVQAVLGALIRRQREGKGAYIELSLIESAIGMQFELFTTFFHSKNGIHRSKVNNGNPLLGAPYGIYKTADHFISLAMMELRDLAAALGWSELNTYRQEDVFQKRDEIKTLIAKKLKTNTTRYWLERLHRNGLWAAAVYSWKELDQTEGYKVLKMEQELQAGGKTIRTTRCPIILNGKRLVSAKTAPALGADRAAIINHLMEG comes from the coding sequence ATGAACCAATTACCCTTAAACGGATTGATTGTGCTGGAGTTCAGCCAGTATTTGTCCGGTCCTTCAGCCGGTCTGCGACTGGCGGATCTCGGGGCCCGCGTTATAAAAATTGAACGGCCGCAGGGCGGCGATCCCTGCCGGAAGCTGGCTGTAAAGAATTTATGGATAGACGATGACGCGCTGAATTTTCATGCCATCAACCGGAATAAAGAAAGTTTTACGGCAGATCTGAAAAATAAGGAGGACCTGGCGCTCGTTAAAAAACTGATCCGGAAGGCGGATATCATCACGCATAATTTCCGGCCGGGCGTGATGGAAAAAATAGGATTGACTTATGCGGATGCAAAAGCCGTTAATGAAAAAATTATTTATGCCGAGATCACGGGCTTTGGCCGCAAAGGCCCCTGGGCTCAAAAACCGGGACAGGACCTGCTGGTACAGTCCCTGTCGGGTCTTGCCTATACTACAGGAAGCGGAGGCGGTGCGCCGGTTCCGTTTGGTTTGTCCGCGGTGGATACGATCAGCGGCATCCACCTTGTGCAGGCCGTGCTGGGGGCATTGATCCGCAGACAACGTGAGGGAAAAGGTGCTTATATTGAGCTCAGCCTGATCGAATCTGCTATCGGTATGCAGTTTGAATTATTTACCACATTCTTTCACAGTAAAAACGGCATTCACCGCAGTAAGGTGAATAACGGGAACCCCTTGCTGGGCGCGCCTTATGGGATCTATAAAACAGCGGATCATTTTATTTCGCTGGCAATGATGGAACTCCGGGACCTGGCGGCGGCACTGGGTTGGAGCGAGTTGAATACATACCGGCAGGAAGATGTTTTTCAGAAACGGGATGAGATAAAAACACTGATCGCAAAGAAATTGAAAACGAATACGACCCGGTATTGGCTGGAGCGCCTGCACAGGAATGGATTATGGGCCGCTGCAGTTTATAGCTGGAAAGAGCTTGACCAGACCGAGGGATACAAAGTGCTAAAAATGGAACAGGAATTACAGGCGGGTGGCAAAACAATCCGGACCACAAGATGTCCGATCATACTGAACGGCAAAAGACTGGTTTCGGCAAAGACCGCACCGGCATTAGGTGCCGACAGAGCAGCGATCATTAATCATTTAATGGAGGGGTAG
- a CDS encoding ABC transporter substrate-binding protein, with protein MDRVVLKGITWDHSRGIVPLQAAAQRFSERHSDVAVLWEKRSLQDFADYSIEKLTESYDLLIIDHPWAGSASVTKCVLPLNEYLPEEFLKTLQAHSVGASHDSYAYDGRQWALAIDAATPVASMRPDLLAQQEVPAPQTWEEVMAIAEKGKAAAPAIPIDLLMNFYTFCQAHGGGLFENGEVINTMTGVAALNTMKAFYSLLDHRFFSMNPIAVAETMSQSDDYWYCPFAYGYSNYSRRHYSRQLLIYADVAAFNGKSLQTTLGGTGIAVSAYSSHPSVAVDFAQFVCTPEWQGTEYILTGGQPGYDFGYDDMVNNRVCNGFFKNTRSTLEKAYVRPRYHGYLHFQDAGGFYIQEYLKGNIPSPQTVLTKLNTLYSESLKPEAIL; from the coding sequence ATGGATAGGGTGGTATTAAAAGGCATCACCTGGGATCACAGCCGTGGTATAGTACCCCTTCAGGCGGCGGCCCAGCGCTTCAGCGAACGGCATTCGGATGTAGCAGTGCTGTGGGAAAAACGCAGTCTGCAGGACTTCGCGGATTATTCCATTGAAAAACTGACAGAAAGCTACGACCTGCTGATCATCGATCATCCCTGGGCGGGCAGTGCTTCTGTAACCAAGTGTGTGCTGCCACTGAACGAATACCTGCCGGAAGAATTTTTAAAAACATTACAGGCACACTCAGTCGGAGCCTCTCACGACAGTTATGCTTACGACGGCAGACAATGGGCACTGGCCATTGATGCGGCAACACCGGTAGCGAGTATGCGTCCGGATCTGTTGGCGCAACAAGAGGTTCCGGCACCGCAAACCTGGGAAGAGGTAATGGCCATTGCGGAAAAAGGAAAAGCAGCAGCACCGGCCATACCGATCGACCTGTTGATGAACTTTTATACTTTTTGCCAGGCACATGGTGGCGGTCTGTTTGAAAACGGAGAAGTGATAAATACAATGACAGGTGTTGCCGCATTAAACACCATGAAAGCATTTTACAGCCTGCTGGACCACCGTTTTTTCTCCATGAATCCCATAGCGGTTGCAGAAACAATGAGTCAATCCGATGATTACTGGTATTGCCCCTTTGCCTATGGGTATTCCAATTATTCAAGAAGGCATTACAGCCGGCAACTGCTGATTTACGCGGATGTGGCGGCATTTAACGGAAAATCGCTGCAAACCACATTGGGCGGTACGGGTATCGCCGTTTCAGCGTACAGCAGCCACCCGTCGGTTGCAGTGGATTTTGCACAATTTGTATGTACCCCGGAATGGCAGGGTACTGAATATATTTTAACCGGCGGACAACCGGGGTATGATTTTGGATACGACGATATGGTGAATAACCGGGTGTGCAACGGGTTCTTTAAAAATACCCGGTCCACACTTGAGAAGGCTTATGTGCGCCCGCGTTATCACGGCTACCTGCATTTCCAGGATGCCGGAGGTTTTTACATCCAGGAATATTTAAAAGGAAATATCCCGTCGCCGCAAACGGTACTCACTAAACTAAATACACTTTATTCGGAAAGTTTAAAACCGGAAGCGATCCTATGA
- a CDS encoding amidohydrolase family protein, with product METNNSKMIIDTHIHIWDTEQSSYNWLSGAPELLKRSYTIGELDTARKTAGIHAGVFVQADVQMEDSFHMLEVARNTDWIKGVVSWLPLADTQRTAKLLEERLLKDDYFVGVRHLIHDEKDPQWLLQPAVIESLKMLAAHNIPYDVVGVLPEHIETILNVAEQVPELRMVFDHLNAPPIGSGERYGRWGALMQEAAKNKTIYAKISGLGTVAGAGKFTPEQVTPYIEFILEYFGAGRCFCGGDWPVSLLARDYVDTWEVYKRTLSSLLPGEALEKVYAGNAIRFYDLKL from the coding sequence ATGGAAACAAATAACAGCAAAATGATCATCGATACACATATACATATCTGGGATACGGAGCAATCATCTTATAACTGGTTGTCGGGAGCACCGGAATTATTAAAGCGTTCCTATACCATCGGGGAGCTGGATACCGCAAGAAAAACCGCTGGTATTCATGCAGGGGTTTTTGTGCAGGCGGATGTGCAGATGGAAGATTCCTTTCACATGCTGGAAGTAGCCCGGAATACGGATTGGATCAAAGGCGTGGTCAGCTGGCTGCCATTGGCAGATACACAGCGTACAGCGAAACTGCTGGAAGAGCGGTTATTGAAAGATGATTATTTCGTGGGTGTACGCCACCTGATTCATGATGAAAAGGATCCGCAATGGTTGTTGCAGCCAGCAGTAATAGAGAGTTTGAAAATGCTTGCGGCGCATAATATTCCTTATGATGTGGTGGGTGTACTGCCGGAGCATATCGAAACCATTTTAAATGTAGCAGAGCAGGTTCCGGAACTGCGTATGGTTTTCGATCACCTGAATGCACCGCCCATCGGCAGCGGGGAACGCTACGGACGATGGGGCGCATTGATGCAGGAGGCAGCAAAAAATAAAACTATTTATGCAAAGATCTCAGGTCTGGGAACAGTGGCCGGTGCAGGGAAGTTTACCCCGGAACAGGTAACGCCTTATATTGAATTTATCCTGGAGTATTTCGGTGCCGGCCGTTGTTTCTGCGGTGGCGACTGGCCGGTATCGTTACTGGCCAGGGATTATGTAGATACCTGGGAGGTGTATAAGCGTACCCTGTCGTCATTGCTTCCGGGTGAAGCACTGGAAAAAGTGTACGCCGGCAATGCGATCCGGTTTTATGATCTGAAGCTGTAA
- a CDS encoding L-rhamnose/proton symporter RhaT codes for MQLFNGIFFHGVGASSAALCYTPEKKVRGWSWQTYWLAQAAVCWLILPVVVAMITVPSLNMVLKEAPRGAMIQSFLLGMAYGVGGTAFGMAIRYIGFSLTYAVSVGLSCVLGTLIPPVMDGSIGSVVKGSGGSWILTGVFLGAAGIACCGIAGWMKEKEGRGITQGYSFKKGLPLCILAGILSAFYGFAINAGKPISDLAAAHGAGDFQVNAVYIFSNSGAFLTTLFYTLYLHRKNRSFGEYKRAAVTGALTTNYLMAVLTGFFWYGQFFFYGLGHVNLGKYEFSSWAIHMILLVLFSAVVGVVLKEWKFTTARTKRMLFAALLVLLLSVVLLTYGNYKGGT; via the coding sequence ATGCAATTATTTAACGGTATATTTTTTCACGGGGTAGGTGCTTCATCTGCGGCCCTTTGTTATACCCCTGAGAAAAAAGTGCGTGGCTGGTCCTGGCAGACCTACTGGCTGGCACAGGCGGCCGTTTGCTGGCTGATCCTGCCGGTAGTGGTGGCAATGATCACAGTACCATCACTGAATATGGTGTTGAAGGAAGCACCACGTGGTGCCATGATTCAATCCTTCCTGCTGGGCATGGCCTATGGCGTTGGCGGAACAGCATTTGGCATGGCGATCCGTTATATCGGTTTTTCACTGACCTACGCGGTCTCTGTCGGACTGTCCTGTGTTTTAGGAACATTGATCCCGCCTGTAATGGATGGATCTATCGGCAGTGTGGTAAAAGGCAGTGGCGGCAGCTGGATCCTTACCGGGGTTTTTCTGGGCGCTGCAGGCATCGCATGCTGTGGTATTGCTGGATGGATGAAAGAAAAAGAAGGCCGGGGCATCACACAGGGGTATTCTTTTAAAAAGGGATTACCGTTGTGTATACTGGCCGGTATCCTCTCTGCTTTTTATGGTTTTGCCATTAATGCGGGGAAGCCCATTTCTGATCTTGCTGCTGCGCATGGCGCCGGGGATTTTCAGGTGAATGCGGTGTATATTTTTTCCAATTCGGGTGCTTTTTTAACCACATTGTTTTATACCTTATACCTGCACCGGAAAAACCGCTCCTTTGGAGAATATAAACGCGCTGCCGTGACAGGAGCGTTGACCACTAATTATTTAATGGCCGTGCTCACCGGATTTTTCTGGTACGGCCAGTTTTTCTTTTACGGTTTGGGACATGTGAACCTGGGTAAATATGAGTTTTCCAGCTGGGCCATACACATGATCCTGCTGGTGCTGTTCAGTGCAGTTGTAGGTGTGGTATTGAAAGAATGGAAGTTTACAACGGCGCGTACAAAGCGGATGCTGT
- a CDS encoding MaoC family dehydratase: MAVKIYFEDFVPGEKRTTTGRTITEADIVLHAGQTGDFYPHHMDAEWCKTQPFQQRIAHGTLVFSVAVGLSAGVINEVAMTYGYERLRFVAPVFINDTIRTTITIKEKKEHKKPGYGLVSELLEVHNQQGQLVMVCEHLLLVEKKEQHG, translated from the coding sequence ATGGCTGTAAAGATATATTTTGAAGATTTTGTGCCGGGGGAGAAGCGGACCACTACCGGAAGAACCATTACGGAGGCTGATATTGTATTGCATGCCGGACAAACCGGCGATTTCTATCCGCATCATATGGATGCAGAGTGGTGCAAGACACAACCCTTTCAACAGCGGATCGCGCATGGTACACTGGTCTTTAGTGTTGCGGTAGGACTGAGCGCCGGAGTGATCAACGAGGTGGCTATGACCTACGGTTATGAGCGGTTGCGGTTTGTTGCCCCTGTATTTATTAATGATACCATAAGAACGACTATTACTATTAAAGAAAAAAAGGAGCATAAAAAACCGGGTTATGGTCTTGTTTCAGAATTGCTGGAAGTCCATAACCAGCAAGGCCAGCTGGTAATGGTCTGTGAACATTTATTACTGGTTGAAAAAAAGGAGCAGCATGGATAG
- a CDS encoding CaiB/BaiF CoA transferase family protein, whose translation MNFLNDILVVDFSQFLSGPSASLTLADLGARVIKVERPVTGDICRELYVSDVVIDGESSIFQAINRSKESYTADLKNAADLIKIKKLLKRADVVIHNFRPGVMERLGLDYETVKQLNSSVVYGSISGFGAAGPWKDLPGQDLLLQSATGIALLNNTAHENPTPLGVSIVDILSGAHLAQGILSLLYQKIVSGEGGTVQVSMLESALDFQFELLTCYYNDGNELPQRSEVNGGHPYVGAPYGIYRTADSWLALAMTDIVKLGQLTDCYALLAYTSSDEWFTQRDAIKRVLAAHLQQRTTKEWLAILEPADIWCSEVLDYPGLRNHPAYKELEMEMTVKNSNGTAITTTRCPFKIDGQLLTSTTGAPLLGEHTAAIDKEFGLNQLQKEGAVVS comes from the coding sequence ATGAACTTTTTAAACGATATTCTGGTAGTTGATTTCAGCCAGTTCCTTTCCGGGCCATCAGCATCCTTAACATTGGCGGATCTTGGAGCAAGAGTGATAAAGGTAGAGCGCCCCGTTACCGGCGATATCTGCCGTGAGTTGTACGTGTCGGATGTGGTTATTGACGGCGAATCCTCGATCTTCCAGGCGATCAACCGGAGTAAGGAAAGTTATACGGCAGATCTGAAAAATGCTGCGGATCTTATTAAAATAAAAAAACTGCTGAAGCGCGCCGATGTGGTCATTCATAATTTCCGCCCCGGAGTAATGGAGCGGTTGGGATTGGATTATGAAACGGTAAAACAGCTCAATTCTTCTGTGGTATATGGCAGTATCAGCGGTTTTGGCGCGGCAGGCCCCTGGAAGGACCTGCCCGGACAGGATCTGTTGCTGCAGTCGGCAACCGGTATTGCATTGCTGAACAACACAGCGCATGAAAACCCTACACCTTTGGGCGTTTCGATCGTGGATATTTTATCCGGGGCCCATCTTGCGCAGGGCATTTTATCCCTGCTGTATCAGAAAATAGTCTCAGGAGAAGGAGGAACGGTGCAGGTGAGCATGCTGGAAAGTGCGCTCGATTTCCAGTTTGAATTGCTGACCTGTTATTACAACGATGGAAACGAGCTGCCGCAGCGCAGCGAGGTGAACGGCGGACACCCCTACGTGGGTGCCCCCTATGGCATCTATAGAACAGCGGATTCCTGGCTGGCGCTGGCGATGACGGATATAGTAAAACTCGGGCAGCTGACGGATTGTTATGCGCTGCTGGCTTATACCAGCAGTGATGAATGGTTTACCCAGCGTGATGCGATCAAACGGGTGCTGGCCGCACATTTGCAGCAGCGAACCACAAAAGAATGGCTGGCCATACTGGAACCGGCGGATATCTGGTGTTCGGAAGTGCTGGATTATCCCGGACTGAGGAACCATCCGGCCTATAAGGAACTGGAGATGGAAATGACAGTAAAGAACAGCAATGGCACCGCCATTACAACCACCCGCTGTCCGTTTAAGATTGACGGACAGTTGCTCACCAGCACAACCGGCGCACCGCTGCTGGGGGAACATACCGCGGCCATCGATAAAGAATTTGGATTAAATCAGTTGCAAAAAGAAGGAGCTGTAGTATCTTAG